A genomic region of Plasmodium cynomolgi strain B DNA, chromosome 5, whole genome shotgun sequence contains the following coding sequences:
- a CDS encoding tryptophan-rich antigen (Pv-fam-a;~putative) encodes MDTYYKQVNIAHPPPNANNLQFNAPRAIEYHPRLLDKTEEWKDNEWKNWMGKLEGEWIDFNNTIEREKGKWLSGKEKDWDEFIQYMDNKWMHYHEALDEEVKSDILKRSLTLDEVEWKDWMKTEGKELMEKDWKNWITNNESYLDVWSVKEWLKWKNQRIVTWIMTDWKCEEDEYWSKWEESWAKSPNMHDRTNWLNWRERLNKEMVQWNSWVMMKEQQIRESRSNNWSKWKSDKHVMFNLWMDAFINRWINEKQWFVWVKERNQLKSRGRYMGYK; translated from the exons atggacacaTACTACAAACAAGT CAACATTGCACATCCACCACCCAATGCAAACAACCTACAATTTAATGCCCCACGTGCAATCGAATACCATCCAAGGTTACTAGACAAAACGGAAGAGTGGAAAGATAACGAATGGAAAAACTGGATGGGGAAATTGGAAGGAGAGTGGATTGATTTCAACAATACAatagaaagggaaaagggaaaatggttaagtggaaaggaaaaggattGGGACGAATTTATACAATATATGGATAACAAATGGATGCACTATCATGAGGCCTTAGATGAAGAAGTCAAATCAGACATATTGAAGAGATCCCTAACCCTAGACGAAGTGGAATGGAAAGACTGGATGAAAACAGAGGGAAAAGAATTAATGGAGAAGGATTGGAAAAACTGGATTACTAATAATGAATCCTATTTAGACGTATGGAGTGTTAAAGAATGGCTCAAATGGAAGAACCAAAGAATTGTTACATGGATTATGACGGATTggaaatgtgaagaagacGAATATTGGTCCAAGTGGGAAGAGTCCTGGGCTAAATCACCAAACATGCATGACAGAACGAACTGGCTCAACTGGAGAGAGAGATTGAACAAGGAAATGGTTCAGTGGAACAGTTGGGTTATGATGAAAGAACAACAGATCAGAGAAAGCAGATCCAACAATTGGTCCAAGTGGAAGAGCGACAAACACGTTATGTTCAATTTGTGGATGGATGCCTTCATCAACAGATGGATTAATGAAAAGCAGTGGTTCGTGTGGGTCAAGGAGAGAAACCAGCTAAAATCAAGGGGAAGATACATGGGCTACAAATAA
- a CDS encoding tryptophan-rich antigen (Pv-fam-a;~putative): MLASAPKKEIKKKDETPKEVISKEKEDENSKSDEWKAKEWKEWMAQLDQDAEIFTTSLEHKKDQWLVQRELEFGEWIKSMEDKWNHYNEKMGSEYYSFIYKNTATWTDEQWEKWIKTEAKQLMELDWNNWISESESYVDVMMVKEWIVWKNNKIMEWITKKWKCKEDEQWEVWENNKWSKWFSINKRKQWAQWKDRLSKETEEWTTWVENKEKQYLDREDQKLDEWKKNNYIFFNKWMESYINKWIKEKQWKNYSKQPSIMEPPSMMSLSN; this comes from the exons ATGCTCGCATCT GcccccaaaaaagaaatcaaaaaGAAAGATGAGACCCCAAAAGAGGTGATTagcaaagaaaaggaagatgAAAATAGCAAATCGGATGAGTGGAAAGCAAAAGAGTGGAAAGAATGGATGGCGCAGTTAGACCAAGATGCAGAAATATTCACAACCTCTTtagaacataaaaaagatcAATGGCTAGTTCAAAGAGAGCTAGAATTTGGAGAATGGATAAAATCTATGGAAGATAAATGGAATCAttataacgaaaaaatgggttcagAATACTACTcctttatttataaaaacacCGCAACATGGACAGATGAACAGTGGGAAAAGTGGATAAAGACTGAAGCAAAGCAATTGATGGAACTCGATTGGAATAACTGGATCTCAGAAAGTGAATCCTATGTAGATGTCATGATGGTGAAGGAATGGATTGtatggaaaaataacaaaattatggagtggattacgaaaaaatggaaatgtaAGGAAGATGAACAATGGGAAGTTTgggaaaataacaaatgGTCCAAATGGTTCTctataaataaaaggaaacaatgGGCCCAGTGGAAAGACCGACTCAGCAAAGAAACGGAAGAATGGACCACCTGGGTggaaaacaaagaaaaacaatACCTTGATAGGGAAGACCAAAAATTagatgaatggaaaaaaaacaattacattttttttaacaaatggaTGGAATCCTACATCAACAAGTGGATTAAAGAGAAGCAGTGGAAGAATTACTCCAAGCAACCCAGTATTATGGAGCCCCCATCAATGATGTCCTTGAGTAATTAG